The proteins below come from a single Mus musculus strain C57BL/6J chromosome 5, GRCm38.p6 C57BL/6J genomic window:
- the Asic3 gene encoding acid-sensing ion channel 3 isoform X1 translates to MKPPSGLEEAQRRQASDIRVFANSCTMHGLGHIFGPGGLTLRRGLWATAVLLSLAAFLYQVAERVRYYGEFHHKTTLDERESHQLTFPAVTLCNINPLRRSRLTPNDLHWAGTALLGLDPAEHAAYLRALGQPPAPPGFMPSPTFDMAQLYARAGHSLEDMLLDCRYRGQPCGPENFTVIFTRMGQCYTFNSGAQGAELLTTPKGGAGNGLEIMLDVQQEEYLPIWKDMEETPFEVGIRVQIHGQEEPPAIDQLGFGAAPGHQTFVSCQQQQLSFLPPPWGDCNTASVDPDFDPEPSDPLGSPSSSPPYSLIGCRLACESRYVARKCGCRMMHMPGNSPVCSPQQYKDCASPALGKAHLFSLPVPIHSDIDHNPLGQVLLFLALRPADAMLRKDTCVCPNPCATTRYAKELSMVRIPSRASARYLARKYNRSETYITENVLVLDIFFEALNYEAVEQKAAYEVSELLGDIGGQMGLFIGASLLTILEILDYLCEVFQDRVLGYFWNRRSSQRRSGNTLLQEELNGHRTHVPHLSLGPRPPTAPSAVTKTLAASHRTCYLVTRL, encoded by the exons ATGAAACCTCCCTCAGGACTGGAGGAGGCCCAGCGGCGACAGGCCTCAGACATCCGGGTGTTCGCCAACAGCTGCACGATGCATGGTTTGGGCCACATCTTTGGCCCTGGAGGCCTGACCCTGCGCCGTGGGCTGTGGGCCACAGCTGTACTCCTGTCGCTGGCGGCCTTCCTCTACCAGGTGGCTGAGCGGGTTCGCTACTATGGGGAGTTCCACCATAAGACCACCCTGGATGAGCGTGAGAGCCACCAGCTTACCTTCCCAGCTGTCACTTTGTGTAACATCAATCCCCTGCGCCGCTCACGCCTCACACCCAATGACTTGCACTGGGCCGGAACGGCACTGCTGGGTCTGGACCCTGCTGAACATGCTGCCTACCTTCGTGCCCTGGGCCAGCCCCCTGCACCACCTGGCTTCATGCCCAGTCCGACTTTTGACATGGCACAACTCTACGCCAGAGCCGGCCACTCCCTTGAGGACATGTTGCTGGACTGCCGATACCGTGGCCAGCCCTGTGGACCTGAGAACTTCACAGTG atttTCACTCGAATGGGGCAATGCTACACCTTCAACTCTGGTGCCCAGGGGGCAGAGCTGCTCACCACTCCTAAGGGCGGTGCTGGCAATGGACTGGAGATTATGCTGGATGTACAGCAGGAGGAGTATCTGCCCATCTGGAAGGACATGG AAGAGACCCCATTTGAGGTGGGGATCCGAGTGCAGATCCACGGCCAGGAGGAACCCCCTGCCATTGACCAGCTGGGCTTCGGTGCTGCCCCAGGCCACCAGACTTTTGTGTCCTGCCAGCAACAGCAA CTGAGTTTCCTGCCACCACCCTGGGGTGACTGCAATACCGCATCTGTGGATCCCGACTTTGATCCAGAGCCCTCTGATCCCCTGGGTTCCCCTAGCTCCAGCCCTCCTTATAGCTTAATAGGGTGTCGCCTGGCCTGTGAGTCACGCTATGTGGCTCGGAAGTGCGGATGTCGAATGATGCATATGCCTG GAAACTCCCCAGTGTGCAGCCCCCAGCAGTACAAGGACTGTGCCAGCCCAGCTCTGGGTAAGGCACATCTCTTCAGCCTCCCTGTCCCCATCCATTCAGACATTGATCACAACCCTCTTGGCCAAGTGCTCCTGTTCCTTGCTTTGCGGCCTGCAGACGCTATGCTGCGAAAGGACACTTGTGTCTGTCCCAACCCGTGCGCCACTACACGCTATGCCAAGGAGCTCTCCATGGTGCGGATTCCCAGCCGCGCTTCAGCTCGCTACCTGGCCCGGAAATACAACCGTAGCGAGACTTACATCAC GGAGAATGTACTGGTTCTGGATATCTTCTTTGAAGCCCTCAACTATGAGGCCGTGGAACAAAAGGCAGCTTATGAAGTGTCGGAGTTGCTGG GAGACATTGGGGGACAGATGGGACTGTTTATCGGAGCCAGCCTGCTTACCATCCTCGAGATCCTCGACTACCTCTGTGAG gtttttcaagacagagtcctGGGGTACTTCTGGAACAGAAGGAGCTCTCAAAGGCGCTCTGGCAACACTCTG CTCCAGGAAGAGTTGAATGGGCATCGAACACATGTTCCCCATCTCAGCCTAGGCCCCAG GCCTCCTACCGCTCCCAGTGCTGTCACCAAGACACTCGCTGCCTCCCACCGTACCTGTTACCTCGTGACAAGGCTCTAG
- the Cdk5 gene encoding cyclin-dependent-like kinase 5, with protein MQKYEKLEKIGEGTYGTVFKAKNRETHEIVALKRVRLDDDDEGVPSSALREICLLKELKHKNIVRLHDVLHSDKKLTLVFEFCDQDLKKYFDSCNGDLDPEIVKSFLFQLLKGLGFCHSRNVLHRDLKPQNLLINRNGELKLADFGLARAFGIPVRCYSAEVVTLWYRPPDVLFGAKLYSTSIDMWSAGCIFAELANAGRPLFPGNDVDDQLKRIFRLLGTPTEEQWPAMTKLPDYKPYPMYPATTSLVNVVPKLNATGRDLLQNLLKCNPVQRISAEEALQHPYFSDFCPP; from the exons ATGCAGAAATACGAGAAACTGGAGAAGATTGGGGAAG GCACCTATGGAACTGTGTTCAAGGCTAAAAACCGGGAAACTCATGAGATTGTGGCTCTGAAGCGTGTCAGGCTGGATGATGACGATGAG GGTGTGCCAAGTTCAGCCCTCCGGGAGATCTGTCTACTCAAAGAACTGAAGCACAAAAACATTGTCAG GCTTCATGATGTCCTGCATAGTGACAAGAAGCTGACACtggtttttgagttctgtgatCAG GACCTGAAGAAATATTTCGACAGCTGCAATGGTGACCTGGACCCTGAGATTGTGAAG TCATTCCTCTTCCAGCTGCTGAAAGGCCTGGGATTCTGTCACAGCCGCAACGTGCTACATAGGGACCTGAAGCCCCAGAACCTGCTCATAAACAGG AATGGGGAGTTGAAATTGGCTGATTTTGGCCTGGCCCGAGCCTTTGGTATCCCCGTCCGCTGCTACTCTGCTGAG GTGGTCACGCTGTGGTACCGCCCACCGGATGTCCTCTTTGGGGCCAAGCTGTACTCCACGTCCATCGACATGTGGTCAGCCGGCTGCATCTTTGCAG AGCTGGCTAATGCAGGACGACCTCTCTTCCCTGGCAATGATGTGGATGACCAGCTGAAGAGGATCTTCCG ACTGCTAGGGACACCGACTGAGGAACAATGGCCTGCCATGACCAAGCTGCCAGACTATAAG CCCTACCCAATGTACCCAGCTACAACATCCTTGGTGAACGTCGTGCCCAAGCTCAATGCCACGGGGAGGGACCTGTTGCAG AACCTATTGAAGTGTAACCCTGTGCAGCGCATCTCAGCAGAGGAGGCCTTGCAGCACCCCTACTTCTCTGACTTCTGTCCCCCATAG
- the Asic3 gene encoding acid-sensing ion channel 3 isoform 2 (isoform 2 is encoded by transcript variant 2), producing the protein MKPPSGLEEAQRRQASDIRVFANSCTMHGLGHIFGPGGLTLRRGLWATAVLLSLAAFLYQVAERVRYYGEFHHKTTLDERESHQLTFPAVTLCNINPLRRSRLTPNDLHWAGTALLGLDPAEHAAYLRALGQPPAPPGFMPSPTFDMAQLYARAGHSLEDMLLDCRYRGQPCGPENFTVIFTRMGQCYTFNSGAQGAELLTTPKGGAGNGLEIMLDVQQEEYLPIWKDMEETPFEVGIRVQIHGQEEPPAIDQLGFGAAPGHQTFVSCQQQQLSFLPPPWGDCNTASVDPDFDPEPSDPLGSPSSSPPYSLIGCRLACESRYVARKCGCRMMHMPGNSPVCSPQQYKDCASPALGRMYWFWISSLKPSTMRPWNKRQLMKCRSCWETLGDRWDCLSEPACLPSSRSSTTSVRFFKTESWGTSGTEGALKGALATLCSRKS; encoded by the exons ATGAAACCTCCCTCAGGACTGGAGGAGGCCCAGCGGCGACAGGCCTCAGACATCCGGGTGTTCGCCAACAGCTGCACGATGCATGGTTTGGGCCACATCTTTGGCCCTGGAGGCCTGACCCTGCGCCGTGGGCTGTGGGCCACAGCTGTACTCCTGTCGCTGGCGGCCTTCCTCTACCAGGTGGCTGAGCGGGTTCGCTACTATGGGGAGTTCCACCATAAGACCACCCTGGATGAGCGTGAGAGCCACCAGCTTACCTTCCCAGCTGTCACTTTGTGTAACATCAATCCCCTGCGCCGCTCACGCCTCACACCCAATGACTTGCACTGGGCCGGAACGGCACTGCTGGGTCTGGACCCTGCTGAACATGCTGCCTACCTTCGTGCCCTGGGCCAGCCCCCTGCACCACCTGGCTTCATGCCCAGTCCGACTTTTGACATGGCACAACTCTACGCCAGAGCCGGCCACTCCCTTGAGGACATGTTGCTGGACTGCCGATACCGTGGCCAGCCCTGTGGACCTGAGAACTTCACAGTG atttTCACTCGAATGGGGCAATGCTACACCTTCAACTCTGGTGCCCAGGGGGCAGAGCTGCTCACCACTCCTAAGGGCGGTGCTGGCAATGGACTGGAGATTATGCTGGATGTACAGCAGGAGGAGTATCTGCCCATCTGGAAGGACATGG AAGAGACCCCATTTGAGGTGGGGATCCGAGTGCAGATCCACGGCCAGGAGGAACCCCCTGCCATTGACCAGCTGGGCTTCGGTGCTGCCCCAGGCCACCAGACTTTTGTGTCCTGCCAGCAACAGCAA CTGAGTTTCCTGCCACCACCCTGGGGTGACTGCAATACCGCATCTGTGGATCCCGACTTTGATCCAGAGCCCTCTGATCCCCTGGGTTCCCCTAGCTCCAGCCCTCCTTATAGCTTAATAGGGTGTCGCCTGGCCTGTGAGTCACGCTATGTGGCTCGGAAGTGCGGATGTCGAATGATGCATATGCCTG GAAACTCCCCAGTGTGCAGCCCCCAGCAGTACAAGGACTGTGCCAGCCCAGCTCTGG GGAGAATGTACTGGTTCTGGATATCTTCTTTGAAGCCCTCAACTATGAGGCCGTGGAACAAAAGGCAGCTTATGAAGTGTCGGAGTTGCTGG GAGACATTGGGGGACAGATGGGACTGTTTATCGGAGCCAGCCTGCTTACCATCCTCGAGATCCTCGACTACCTCTGTGAG gtttttcaagacagagtcctGGGGTACTTCTGGAACAGAAGGAGCTCTCAAAGGCGCTCTGGCAACACTCTG CTCCAGGAAGAGTTGA
- the Asic3 gene encoding acid-sensing ion channel 3 isoform X3 yields the protein MKPPSGLEEAQRRQASDIRVFANSCTMHGLGHIFGPGGLTLRRGLWATAVLLSLAAFLYQVAERVRYYGEFHHKTTLDERESHQLTFPAVTLCNINPLRRSRLTPNDLHWAGTALLGLDPAEHAAYLRALGQPPAPPGFMPSPTFDMAQLYARAGHSLEDMLLDCRYRGQPCGPENFTVIFTRMGQCYTFNSGAQGAELLTTPKGGAGNGLEIMLDVQQEEYLPIWKDMEETPFEVGIRVQIHGQEEPPAIDQLGFGAAPGHQTFVSCQQQQLSFLPPPWGDCNTASVDPDFDPEPSDPLGSPSSSPPYSLIGCRLACESRYVARKCGCRMMHMPGNSPVCSPQQYKDCASPALGRMYWFWISSLKPSTMRPWNKRQLMKCRSCWETLGDRWDCLSEPACLPSSRSSTTSVRFFKTESWGTSGTEGALKGALATLW from the exons ATGAAACCTCCCTCAGGACTGGAGGAGGCCCAGCGGCGACAGGCCTCAGACATCCGGGTGTTCGCCAACAGCTGCACGATGCATGGTTTGGGCCACATCTTTGGCCCTGGAGGCCTGACCCTGCGCCGTGGGCTGTGGGCCACAGCTGTACTCCTGTCGCTGGCGGCCTTCCTCTACCAGGTGGCTGAGCGGGTTCGCTACTATGGGGAGTTCCACCATAAGACCACCCTGGATGAGCGTGAGAGCCACCAGCTTACCTTCCCAGCTGTCACTTTGTGTAACATCAATCCCCTGCGCCGCTCACGCCTCACACCCAATGACTTGCACTGGGCCGGAACGGCACTGCTGGGTCTGGACCCTGCTGAACATGCTGCCTACCTTCGTGCCCTGGGCCAGCCCCCTGCACCACCTGGCTTCATGCCCAGTCCGACTTTTGACATGGCACAACTCTACGCCAGAGCCGGCCACTCCCTTGAGGACATGTTGCTGGACTGCCGATACCGTGGCCAGCCCTGTGGACCTGAGAACTTCACAGTG atttTCACTCGAATGGGGCAATGCTACACCTTCAACTCTGGTGCCCAGGGGGCAGAGCTGCTCACCACTCCTAAGGGCGGTGCTGGCAATGGACTGGAGATTATGCTGGATGTACAGCAGGAGGAGTATCTGCCCATCTGGAAGGACATGG AAGAGACCCCATTTGAGGTGGGGATCCGAGTGCAGATCCACGGCCAGGAGGAACCCCCTGCCATTGACCAGCTGGGCTTCGGTGCTGCCCCAGGCCACCAGACTTTTGTGTCCTGCCAGCAACAGCAA CTGAGTTTCCTGCCACCACCCTGGGGTGACTGCAATACCGCATCTGTGGATCCCGACTTTGATCCAGAGCCCTCTGATCCCCTGGGTTCCCCTAGCTCCAGCCCTCCTTATAGCTTAATAGGGTGTCGCCTGGCCTGTGAGTCACGCTATGTGGCTCGGAAGTGCGGATGTCGAATGATGCATATGCCTG GAAACTCCCCAGTGTGCAGCCCCCAGCAGTACAAGGACTGTGCCAGCCCAGCTCTGG GGAGAATGTACTGGTTCTGGATATCTTCTTTGAAGCCCTCAACTATGAGGCCGTGGAACAAAAGGCAGCTTATGAAGTGTCGGAGTTGCTGG GAGACATTGGGGGACAGATGGGACTGTTTATCGGAGCCAGCCTGCTTACCATCCTCGAGATCCTCGACTACCTCTGTGAG gtttttcaagacagagtcctGGGGTACTTCTGGAACAGAAGGAGCTCTCAAAGGCGCTCTGGCAACACTCTGGTAA
- the Asic3 gene encoding acid-sensing ion channel 3 isoform X2 — protein MKPPSGLEEAQRRQASDIRVFANSCTMHGLGHIFGPGGLTLRRGLWATAVLLSLAAFLYQVAERVRYYGEFHHKTTLDERESHQLTFPAVTLCNINPLRRSRLTPNDLHWAGTALLGLDPAEHAAYLRALGQPPAPPGFMPSPTFDMAQLYARAGHSLEDMLLDCRYRGQPCGPENFTVIFTRMGQCYTFNSGAQGAELLTTPKGGAGNGLEIMLDVQQEEYLPIWKDMEETPFEVGIRVQIHGQEEPPAIDQLGFGAAPGHQTFVSCQQQQLSFLPPPWGDCNTASVDPDFDPEPSDPLGSPSSSPPYSLIGCRLACESRYVARKCGCRMMHMPGNSPVCSPQQYKDCASPALDAMLRKDTCVCPNPCATTRYAKELSMVRIPSRASARYLARKYNRSETYITENVLVLDIFFEALNYEAVEQKAAYEVSELLGDIGGQMGLFIGASLLTILEILDYLCEVFQDRVLGYFWNRRSSQRRSGNTLASYRSQCCHQDTRCLPPYLLPRDKALDLLGCAVTSWTCPGCTSLPSLP, from the exons ATGAAACCTCCCTCAGGACTGGAGGAGGCCCAGCGGCGACAGGCCTCAGACATCCGGGTGTTCGCCAACAGCTGCACGATGCATGGTTTGGGCCACATCTTTGGCCCTGGAGGCCTGACCCTGCGCCGTGGGCTGTGGGCCACAGCTGTACTCCTGTCGCTGGCGGCCTTCCTCTACCAGGTGGCTGAGCGGGTTCGCTACTATGGGGAGTTCCACCATAAGACCACCCTGGATGAGCGTGAGAGCCACCAGCTTACCTTCCCAGCTGTCACTTTGTGTAACATCAATCCCCTGCGCCGCTCACGCCTCACACCCAATGACTTGCACTGGGCCGGAACGGCACTGCTGGGTCTGGACCCTGCTGAACATGCTGCCTACCTTCGTGCCCTGGGCCAGCCCCCTGCACCACCTGGCTTCATGCCCAGTCCGACTTTTGACATGGCACAACTCTACGCCAGAGCCGGCCACTCCCTTGAGGACATGTTGCTGGACTGCCGATACCGTGGCCAGCCCTGTGGACCTGAGAACTTCACAGTG atttTCACTCGAATGGGGCAATGCTACACCTTCAACTCTGGTGCCCAGGGGGCAGAGCTGCTCACCACTCCTAAGGGCGGTGCTGGCAATGGACTGGAGATTATGCTGGATGTACAGCAGGAGGAGTATCTGCCCATCTGGAAGGACATGG AAGAGACCCCATTTGAGGTGGGGATCCGAGTGCAGATCCACGGCCAGGAGGAACCCCCTGCCATTGACCAGCTGGGCTTCGGTGCTGCCCCAGGCCACCAGACTTTTGTGTCCTGCCAGCAACAGCAA CTGAGTTTCCTGCCACCACCCTGGGGTGACTGCAATACCGCATCTGTGGATCCCGACTTTGATCCAGAGCCCTCTGATCCCCTGGGTTCCCCTAGCTCCAGCCCTCCTTATAGCTTAATAGGGTGTCGCCTGGCCTGTGAGTCACGCTATGTGGCTCGGAAGTGCGGATGTCGAATGATGCATATGCCTG GAAACTCCCCAGTGTGCAGCCCCCAGCAGTACAAGGACTGTGCCAGCCCAGCTCTGG ACGCTATGCTGCGAAAGGACACTTGTGTCTGTCCCAACCCGTGCGCCACTACACGCTATGCCAAGGAGCTCTCCATGGTGCGGATTCCCAGCCGCGCTTCAGCTCGCTACCTGGCCCGGAAATACAACCGTAGCGAGACTTACATCAC GGAGAATGTACTGGTTCTGGATATCTTCTTTGAAGCCCTCAACTATGAGGCCGTGGAACAAAAGGCAGCTTATGAAGTGTCGGAGTTGCTGG GAGACATTGGGGGACAGATGGGACTGTTTATCGGAGCCAGCCTGCTTACCATCCTCGAGATCCTCGACTACCTCTGTGAG gtttttcaagacagagtcctGGGGTACTTCTGGAACAGAAGGAGCTCTCAAAGGCGCTCTGGCAACACTCTG GCCTCCTACCGCTCCCAGTGCTGTCACCAAGACACTCGCTGCCTCCCACCGTACCTGTTACCTCGTGACAAGGCTCTAGACCTGCTTGGCTGCGCCGTGACATCTTGGACATGCCCAGGCTGTACATCTTTGCCTTCTTTACCCTAA
- the Cdk5 gene encoding cyclin-dependent-like kinase 5 isoform X1 codes for MQKYEKLEKIGEGTYGTVFKAKNRETHEIVALKRVRLDDDDEGVPSSALREICLLKELKHKNIVRLHDVLHSDKKLTLVFEFCDQDLKKYFDSCNGDLDPEIVKSFLFQLLKGLGFCHSRNVLHRDLKPQNLLINRNGELKLADFGLARAFGIPVRCYSAEVVTLWYRPPDVLFGAKLYSTSIDMWSAGCIFAELANAGRPLFPGNDVDDQLKRIFRLLGTPTEEQWPAMTKLPDYKPYPMYPATTSLVNVVPKLNATGRDLLQVHLLR; via the exons ATGCAGAAATACGAGAAACTGGAGAAGATTGGGGAAG GCACCTATGGAACTGTGTTCAAGGCTAAAAACCGGGAAACTCATGAGATTGTGGCTCTGAAGCGTGTCAGGCTGGATGATGACGATGAG GGTGTGCCAAGTTCAGCCCTCCGGGAGATCTGTCTACTCAAAGAACTGAAGCACAAAAACATTGTCAG GCTTCATGATGTCCTGCATAGTGACAAGAAGCTGACACtggtttttgagttctgtgatCAG GACCTGAAGAAATATTTCGACAGCTGCAATGGTGACCTGGACCCTGAGATTGTGAAG TCATTCCTCTTCCAGCTGCTGAAAGGCCTGGGATTCTGTCACAGCCGCAACGTGCTACATAGGGACCTGAAGCCCCAGAACCTGCTCATAAACAGG AATGGGGAGTTGAAATTGGCTGATTTTGGCCTGGCCCGAGCCTTTGGTATCCCCGTCCGCTGCTACTCTGCTGAG GTGGTCACGCTGTGGTACCGCCCACCGGATGTCCTCTTTGGGGCCAAGCTGTACTCCACGTCCATCGACATGTGGTCAGCCGGCTGCATCTTTGCAG AGCTGGCTAATGCAGGACGACCTCTCTTCCCTGGCAATGATGTGGATGACCAGCTGAAGAGGATCTTCCG ACTGCTAGGGACACCGACTGAGGAACAATGGCCTGCCATGACCAAGCTGCCAGACTATAAG CCCTACCCAATGTACCCAGCTACAACATCCTTGGTGAACGTCGTGCCCAAGCTCAATGCCACGGGGAGGGACCTGTTGCAG
- the Asic3 gene encoding acid-sensing ion channel 3 isoform 1 (isoform 1 is encoded by transcript variant 1) has translation MKPPSGLEEAQRRQASDIRVFANSCTMHGLGHIFGPGGLTLRRGLWATAVLLSLAAFLYQVAERVRYYGEFHHKTTLDERESHQLTFPAVTLCNINPLRRSRLTPNDLHWAGTALLGLDPAEHAAYLRALGQPPAPPGFMPSPTFDMAQLYARAGHSLEDMLLDCRYRGQPCGPENFTVIFTRMGQCYTFNSGAQGAELLTTPKGGAGNGLEIMLDVQQEEYLPIWKDMEETPFEVGIRVQIHGQEEPPAIDQLGFGAAPGHQTFVSCQQQQLSFLPPPWGDCNTASVDPDFDPEPSDPLGSPSSSPPYSLIGCRLACESRYVARKCGCRMMHMPGNSPVCSPQQYKDCASPALDAMLRKDTCVCPNPCATTRYAKELSMVRIPSRASARYLARKYNRSETYITENVLVLDIFFEALNYEAVEQKAAYEVSELLGDIGGQMGLFIGASLLTILEILDYLCEVFQDRVLGYFWNRRSSQRRSGNTLLQEELNGHRTHVPHLSLGPRPPTAPSAVTKTLAASHRTCYLVTRL, from the exons ATGAAACCTCCCTCAGGACTGGAGGAGGCCCAGCGGCGACAGGCCTCAGACATCCGGGTGTTCGCCAACAGCTGCACGATGCATGGTTTGGGCCACATCTTTGGCCCTGGAGGCCTGACCCTGCGCCGTGGGCTGTGGGCCACAGCTGTACTCCTGTCGCTGGCGGCCTTCCTCTACCAGGTGGCTGAGCGGGTTCGCTACTATGGGGAGTTCCACCATAAGACCACCCTGGATGAGCGTGAGAGCCACCAGCTTACCTTCCCAGCTGTCACTTTGTGTAACATCAATCCCCTGCGCCGCTCACGCCTCACACCCAATGACTTGCACTGGGCCGGAACGGCACTGCTGGGTCTGGACCCTGCTGAACATGCTGCCTACCTTCGTGCCCTGGGCCAGCCCCCTGCACCACCTGGCTTCATGCCCAGTCCGACTTTTGACATGGCACAACTCTACGCCAGAGCCGGCCACTCCCTTGAGGACATGTTGCTGGACTGCCGATACCGTGGCCAGCCCTGTGGACCTGAGAACTTCACAGTG atttTCACTCGAATGGGGCAATGCTACACCTTCAACTCTGGTGCCCAGGGGGCAGAGCTGCTCACCACTCCTAAGGGCGGTGCTGGCAATGGACTGGAGATTATGCTGGATGTACAGCAGGAGGAGTATCTGCCCATCTGGAAGGACATGG AAGAGACCCCATTTGAGGTGGGGATCCGAGTGCAGATCCACGGCCAGGAGGAACCCCCTGCCATTGACCAGCTGGGCTTCGGTGCTGCCCCAGGCCACCAGACTTTTGTGTCCTGCCAGCAACAGCAA CTGAGTTTCCTGCCACCACCCTGGGGTGACTGCAATACCGCATCTGTGGATCCCGACTTTGATCCAGAGCCCTCTGATCCCCTGGGTTCCCCTAGCTCCAGCCCTCCTTATAGCTTAATAGGGTGTCGCCTGGCCTGTGAGTCACGCTATGTGGCTCGGAAGTGCGGATGTCGAATGATGCATATGCCTG GAAACTCCCCAGTGTGCAGCCCCCAGCAGTACAAGGACTGTGCCAGCCCAGCTCTGG ACGCTATGCTGCGAAAGGACACTTGTGTCTGTCCCAACCCGTGCGCCACTACACGCTATGCCAAGGAGCTCTCCATGGTGCGGATTCCCAGCCGCGCTTCAGCTCGCTACCTGGCCCGGAAATACAACCGTAGCGAGACTTACATCAC GGAGAATGTACTGGTTCTGGATATCTTCTTTGAAGCCCTCAACTATGAGGCCGTGGAACAAAAGGCAGCTTATGAAGTGTCGGAGTTGCTGG GAGACATTGGGGGACAGATGGGACTGTTTATCGGAGCCAGCCTGCTTACCATCCTCGAGATCCTCGACTACCTCTGTGAG gtttttcaagacagagtcctGGGGTACTTCTGGAACAGAAGGAGCTCTCAAAGGCGCTCTGGCAACACTCTG CTCCAGGAAGAGTTGAATGGGCATCGAACACATGTTCCCCATCTCAGCCTAGGCCCCAG GCCTCCTACCGCTCCCAGTGCTGTCACCAAGACACTCGCTGCCTCCCACCGTACCTGTTACCTCGTGACAAGGCTCTAG